A DNA window from uncultured Methanoregula sp. contains the following coding sequences:
- a CDS encoding AarF/ABC1/UbiB kinase family protein, with translation MVTRIRRYAQIIDVLGNYGFSIGLEKMFPGRAGFRLPTSGKTPETSTVYERIRLALEDLGPTFVKFGQIMSTRTELLPPEMIEQLKKLQDHAKPIPFSEVRAILEENIPDLDDHFCEIEETPVASASIGQVHRAFLKDGTMVAIKVQRPGIPELIETDIGILQSMAERIETVFPETRVYNPTGMVDDFAHQIVKELDFTREARNMDRMARNFHDVPGIHFPKIYWEFTRPHVMVMEFIEGVRIDNAEAISEMGFVPHDIGVRGFHAYLKMIFEDGFFHGDPHPGNLFVSKTGDIVFLDFGIVGILRPEKRQLFINLLFALVNDDIELMLRSLEGFGIVIAEEDREAIRDDLYLLMHDFSGGGGDGVSQLNFGLVVSELTETMRRYKLRVPMNLMLLLKVFMMVLDVGVRLDPKFNFGKEVTPYLSKLADTNNFSAAYLKRASMTLLEAADALFDMPRNLNLMLRRLSTGTFKLEIVDTDIQKLQMALDKASDKLMMALVVAALVVGSSMVISAQPSELPKQIIWIAIAGYTAAVLVGFYAIYHVIFLRFRMDR, from the coding sequence ATGGTCACCCGTATCAGGCGGTATGCACAGATTATCGATGTGCTGGGCAACTACGGATTCAGCATTGGTCTTGAAAAGATGTTCCCCGGAAGGGCTGGCTTCCGTCTCCCCACCTCCGGAAAAACCCCTGAAACCTCCACGGTGTACGAACGGATACGGCTGGCACTCGAAGACCTGGGACCCACCTTTGTGAAGTTCGGCCAGATCATGAGCACGAGGACCGAACTTCTGCCGCCGGAGATGATCGAGCAGCTCAAGAAACTCCAGGACCATGCAAAGCCGATCCCGTTCTCCGAGGTACGGGCCATCCTTGAAGAGAACATCCCTGACCTGGACGACCATTTCTGCGAGATCGAGGAGACCCCGGTGGCATCGGCATCGATAGGCCAGGTCCACCGTGCATTTCTCAAGGACGGGACGATGGTCGCCATCAAGGTCCAGCGCCCGGGCATCCCCGAACTCATCGAGACGGATATCGGGATCCTCCAGTCCATGGCAGAAAGGATCGAGACTGTCTTTCCCGAGACCCGGGTCTACAACCCGACCGGTATGGTGGACGATTTTGCCCACCAGATCGTAAAAGAACTGGATTTCACAAGGGAAGCCCGCAACATGGACCGGATGGCCCGCAACTTCCACGACGTGCCCGGGATCCATTTCCCGAAAATTTACTGGGAGTTCACCCGTCCGCACGTCATGGTCATGGAATTCATCGAAGGTGTCCGGATCGACAACGCGGAGGCCATCAGCGAGATGGGGTTCGTTCCCCACGATATCGGCGTCCGGGGGTTCCACGCCTACCTGAAGATGATCTTCGAGGACGGGTTCTTCCATGGGGACCCGCACCCGGGCAACCTGTTCGTTTCCAAGACCGGCGATATCGTTTTCCTGGACTTCGGGATCGTCGGGATCCTGCGGCCGGAGAAGCGGCAGCTCTTCATCAACCTCCTCTTCGCGCTCGTCAATGATGATATCGAACTGATGCTCCGGTCGCTTGAGGGCTTCGGGATCGTCATTGCCGAGGAAGACCGGGAAGCCATACGGGACGATCTCTACCTCCTGATGCACGACTTTTCCGGCGGGGGTGGCGACGGTGTATCCCAGCTCAACTTCGGTCTGGTCGTGAGCGAACTGACGGAGACCATGCGCCGCTACAAACTCAGGGTGCCGATGAACCTGATGCTCCTGTTGAAGGTCTTCATGATGGTCCTGGATGTGGGTGTCCGGCTCGATCCCAAGTTCAATTTCGGCAAGGAGGTCACTCCCTACCTCTCGAAGCTGGCCGATACCAACAATTTTTCCGCAGCCTACCTCAAACGGGCCTCAATGACCCTCCTGGAAGCTGCCGACGCCCTCTTCGATATGCCCCGCAATCTCAATCTCATGCTGAGGCGGCTCTCCACGGGGACATTCAAGCTGGAGATCGTGGACACGGATATCCAGAAACTCCAGATGGCGCTCGACAAGGCTAGCGACAAGCTCATGATGGCCCTTGTTGTTGCGGCCCTCGTCGTGGGCTCCTCCATGGTTATCAGCGCCCAGCCAAGCGAGCTGCCCAAGCAGATCATATGGATTGCGATTGCAGGGTACACGGCTGCTGTGCTGGTCGGGTTCTACGCGATCTACCACGTGATCTTCCTGCGGTTCAGGATGGACCGGTAA
- the cofG gene encoding 7,8-didemethyl-8-hydroxy-5-deazariboflavin synthase CofG, with product MQLRTVTFSKNVFLPLTTVCHNRCGYCCFRTPVQEGCLMSPEEVGRTIERGAALGCTEALFTFGERPENEPGFADLIRSKGFNTILDYCEAMCNMSIGYGILPHTNAGILTYDEMDRLRQVNASMGLMLETTAEIPAHATSTGKSPDVRLAMMEDAGKLKIPFTTGLLLGIGETMADREDSLFAIRDLQKRYGHIQEVIIQNFCPKPGTELAGSPVPTTDEICATIRMARDILQEEIAIQIPPNLIDASLLIPCGVDDLGGISPVTIDYVNPEHPWPAFDELRVIAGDAVLKERLCIYPRFIERGWYPPALQPLINRLEQRIR from the coding sequence ATGCAGTTGCGGACCGTTACTTTCTCAAAGAATGTCTTTCTCCCGCTCACTACGGTCTGCCACAACCGCTGCGGGTACTGCTGCTTCCGAACCCCCGTGCAGGAGGGCTGCCTTATGTCTCCTGAGGAGGTCGGGCGGACAATTGAGCGGGGAGCGGCCCTTGGGTGCACGGAGGCTCTCTTCACCTTCGGCGAGAGGCCTGAGAACGAACCGGGATTTGCAGACCTCATCAGGTCGAAAGGGTTCAACACAATCCTTGATTACTGCGAGGCCATGTGCAACATGAGCATCGGATACGGTATCCTGCCCCACACCAATGCAGGTATCCTCACGTATGATGAGATGGACCGGCTCCGGCAGGTGAACGCGAGCATGGGACTGATGCTCGAGACCACCGCGGAGATACCGGCCCATGCCACATCTACGGGCAAGTCGCCGGATGTCCGCCTGGCCATGATGGAGGATGCGGGAAAACTGAAGATACCGTTCACGACAGGTCTTCTCCTTGGGATCGGTGAGACCATGGCCGACCGGGAGGATTCGCTCTTTGCCATCCGGGATCTCCAGAAGCGTTACGGGCATATCCAGGAAGTGATCATTCAGAACTTCTGTCCCAAGCCCGGTACCGAGCTTGCAGGAAGCCCGGTGCCGACAACCGACGAGATCTGCGCCACCATACGTATGGCGCGGGACATTCTCCAGGAGGAGATAGCCATCCAGATCCCGCCAAACCTCATCGATGCCTCGCTCCTGATTCCCTGCGGGGTCGATGATCTGGGGGGCATCTCACCGGTCACCATCGATTACGTGAACCCGGAACACCCGTGGCCGGCGTTCGATGAACTGAGGGTAATTGCCGGCGATGCAGTCCTCAAAGAGAGGCTCTGCATCTATCCCCGGTTTATTGAACGGGGCTGGTACCCGCCGGCTTTGCAACCTCTAATTAACCGGCTCGAACAAAGAATAAGGTAA
- a CDS encoding DUF5591 domain-containing protein, whose amino-acid sequence MADKKAREGENGNRPILTDPPFYLPEFEKSYRYIIDEYEIEPRDIAIFMPCAVRKPYSASPSHQIIRMIISQVFEPSQYHIVIFGTCGIVPAELEEMYPYAHYKYMLGKCKDEKIKEDFLRIETDRVAEYLTKTKTAYKYRVAYCIGLFREALVRGSEKAGVPLDLLLPTHDLINRVIEEDDCQFQEGSLSMEKYRAEFCDGLIRFRNGHYPKGKE is encoded by the coding sequence ATGGCTGACAAGAAAGCAAGAGAGGGGGAGAACGGGAACCGCCCCATACTCACCGACCCGCCCTTTTACCTGCCGGAGTTCGAGAAGTCGTACCGGTACATCATCGACGAGTACGAGATAGAACCCCGCGATATCGCCATCTTCATGCCCTGTGCAGTCAGGAAACCCTACTCAGCAAGCCCCAGCCACCAGATCATACGGATGATCATCTCCCAGGTTTTCGAGCCATCGCAGTACCACATCGTCATCTTCGGCACCTGCGGGATTGTTCCTGCCGAACTCGAAGAGATGTACCCGTATGCCCATTACAAGTACATGCTCGGGAAGTGCAAAGACGAGAAGATCAAGGAGGATTTCCTCCGCATCGAGACTGACCGGGTAGCGGAATACCTTACCAAAACAAAGACTGCGTACAAGTACCGCGTTGCGTATTGCATCGGGCTTTTCCGGGAAGCCCTGGTGAGGGGTTCCGAGAAAGCAGGCGTGCCTCTCGATCTCCTCCTCCCCACCCACGACCTGATCAACCGGGTCATCGAGGAGGACGACTGCCAGTTCCAGGAAGGCAGCCTCTCGATGGAGAAATACCGGGCCGAGTTCTGCGACGGGCTCATCCGGTTCCGGAACGGGCATTACCCGAAAGGAAAGGAATAA
- the folP gene encoding dihydropteroate synthase, with amino-acid sequence MRQCVVNKLVIGGDAPPRVMGVLNVSPESFYHDSFIPSSEIHKKAVEMIEAGADLLDVGARSTAPNAQAISGTEEASRIDAALKELDGTGFTISVDTMNPWVLDVCLKHEIHAVNDIAGFASPAYVQRVAQAGLPAFVMATDYIPGDAVGLDATIATLAAVVQRCESAGIDNYVLDPGIGIWTPYRSYDDNWELCRNFDRFRQFDRPLLAAISRKSFIGSIVNREPEERLAGSLAVTFELLRKGASIVRTHDVAQTLDTIRVYERMVNGI; translated from the coding sequence ATGCGACAGTGCGTGGTGAACAAGCTTGTCATCGGCGGGGATGCCCCCCCCCGGGTCATGGGCGTGCTCAACGTCAGCCCGGAATCCTTCTACCACGACTCGTTCATCCCTTCGAGCGAGATCCATAAAAAAGCCGTCGAGATGATCGAAGCCGGGGCGGACCTGCTCGATGTGGGCGCCCGGAGCACTGCTCCCAATGCGCAGGCGATCAGCGGAACCGAAGAAGCAAGCCGGATCGATGCGGCCCTGAAAGAGCTTGACGGGACCGGGTTCACCATCTCGGTGGACACGATGAATCCCTGGGTGCTGGATGTCTGCCTGAAGCACGAGATCCATGCAGTGAATGATATTGCCGGGTTCGCATCGCCTGCATATGTCCAGCGTGTGGCACAGGCCGGACTCCCCGCGTTCGTGATGGCAACGGATTATATCCCCGGGGATGCAGTCGGGCTCGATGCCACGATCGCCACCCTGGCAGCCGTGGTTCAGCGATGCGAATCTGCAGGGATCGACAACTATGTGCTCGACCCGGGCATCGGGATCTGGACGCCGTACCGTTCTTACGATGACAACTGGGAGCTCTGCCGCAATTTCGACCGGTTCAGACAGTTCGATCGCCCGCTCCTTGCTGCAATCTCACGGAAGAGTTTCATCGGGAGCATTGTGAACCGGGAGCCGGAGGAACGGCTTGCCGGGAGCCTTGCCGTGACGTTTGAGCTTTTGAGGAAAGGTGCATCCATTGTCCGGACCCACGATGTGGCACAGACCCTTGATACAATCCGCGTGTACGAGCGGATGGTGAACGGGATATGA
- a CDS encoding ferredoxin-thioredoxin reductase catalytic domain-containing protein, which yields MTEDIHAEEDMLKWAKAYAHKQHWTLNTDEKQLSTVIKGLVRNKTKFGRPYCPCRLRSGDEEKDRNIECPCIYHKDEISTMGHCHCNLYYKQ from the coding sequence ATGACAGAAGATATTCATGCAGAAGAGGATATGCTGAAGTGGGCGAAAGCCTATGCCCACAAGCAGCACTGGACCCTCAACACCGATGAAAAACAACTATCCACGGTCATCAAGGGGCTCGTGCGCAACAAGACCAAGTTCGGGCGGCCCTACTGCCCCTGCCGGCTCCGGAGCGGGGATGAGGAGAAGGACAGGAACATCGAGTGCCCCTGCATTTACCACAAGGACGAGATTTCCACCATGGGTCACTGCCACTGCAACCTCTATTACAAACAATAA
- a CDS encoding DNA-deoxyinosine glycosylase — MIHNTPSPGTETPPGGGLLPECGDDPRVLILGSFPSILSLQGRMYYGNPKNRFWRIMEDLFSIRASLPYKERIEQIKVHRVAIWDVICCCSREGSADSKIRDPVFNDIGGFLSSHPEITLIALNGSTAARYFRKSFRDPEVEVVALPSTSPAHARARYEEILEKWKILKDAAG, encoded by the coding sequence ATGATACATAATACCCCCAGTCCAGGCACAGAGACTCCGCCAGGAGGGGGTCTTTTACCGGAATGCGGGGATGACCCCCGGGTACTCATCCTTGGCAGTTTTCCGAGCATCCTCTCGCTCCAGGGACGGATGTATTACGGAAACCCGAAGAACCGGTTCTGGAGGATCATGGAGGATCTCTTCTCCATTCGTGCCTCGCTCCCGTACAAAGAGCGTATTGAACAGATCAAAGTACACCGGGTAGCCATCTGGGATGTGATCTGCTGCTGTTCCCGGGAGGGGAGTGCGGATAGTAAGATCCGTGATCCGGTCTTCAACGATATCGGAGGCTTTCTTTCCAGCCATCCCGAGATCACGCTCATCGCACTCAACGGGAGCACGGCAGCCCGGTACTTCCGGAAATCGTTTCGAGACCCGGAAGTTGAAGTTGTTGCCCTGCCGTCAACGAGTCCGGCACATGCCCGGGCACGGTATGAAGAGATCCTTGAAAAATGGAAGATCCTGAAAGATGCAGCGGGGTAA
- the cofC gene encoding 2-phospho-L-lactate guanylyltransferase, whose amino-acid sequence MCPPALIPYKPKNPKTRLSAILSQEEREQFANAMLSDVKDAAKDAMLSPVVVCSELYDSEDVQVTILDADLNGALNEILPQSVTSALIIMADLPLANAESIRRVISTEKDMAIVPGRGGGTNAIFLKEPKRFHVDYYGASFTKHMKIAEEAGLSCEVIDSFRLHTDIDEEDDLVELLIHGSGKSRAYLEELGFSLAVDKGRVGVTRNR is encoded by the coding sequence ATGTGTCCTCCAGCACTCATTCCCTATAAACCAAAAAACCCCAAGACCCGACTTTCCGCAATACTCAGTCAGGAGGAACGGGAGCAGTTTGCAAACGCTATGCTGTCCGATGTCAAAGACGCAGCAAAGGACGCCATGCTCAGCCCGGTGGTAGTCTGCTCCGAACTTTACGACAGCGAGGATGTTCAGGTCACTATTCTCGACGCTGACCTGAACGGGGCCCTCAACGAGATCCTCCCGCAGTCCGTCACCTCGGCGCTCATCATCATGGCCGATCTTCCCCTTGCCAATGCCGAATCCATCCGCCGGGTTATATCGACAGAGAAGGATATGGCGATTGTCCCGGGCCGGGGCGGCGGTACGAACGCTATCTTCCTGAAGGAACCAAAACGTTTCCATGTTGATTATTACGGCGCCAGTTTCACAAAACACATGAAGATAGCGGAAGAAGCGGGCCTCTCCTGCGAAGTGATCGATTCGTTCCGGCTCCACACGGATATTGACGAGGAAGATGATCTTGTCGAGCTCCTGATCCACGGATCGGGGAAGAGCCGGGCGTACCTTGAGGAGCTGGGCTTTTCCCTCGCTGTCGATAAGGGCCGGGTTGGCGTGACCCGCAATCGATAG
- the cofE gene encoding coenzyme F420-0:L-glutamate ligase: MNSTFEVFGLSTGIIHSGDSIADRVVATAKEVCDGFEDGDILVLAETAVATSEGNVVDLSFVTPSPRALELAGQYHMDPRTVEVVLRESDSIVGGIPGFLLSMKNGTLLPNAGVDASNAPPGCVTPLPADPDKSALAIKEAIKSQTGKSIGVIIADSRTHAMRLGCSGVAIGAAGITAVIDDRGRCDLFGRKLEVTKRAVADNIASAAELVMGEADECTPAAIVRGIGLSIGDHVGIETIDATDCLFMGAFRNSRTEW; the protein is encoded by the coding sequence ATGAACAGCACGTTCGAGGTCTTCGGGCTCTCAACCGGCATCATCCACAGCGGGGATTCCATTGCCGACCGCGTTGTTGCAACCGCAAAGGAAGTCTGCGATGGTTTTGAGGACGGGGATATCCTGGTCCTTGCCGAGACCGCGGTTGCAACCTCGGAAGGAAACGTGGTGGATCTCTCGTTTGTTACCCCATCCCCCCGGGCCCTCGAACTGGCAGGACAATACCACATGGATCCCAGGACCGTCGAAGTGGTCCTCCGGGAGAGCGACTCCATTGTCGGGGGTATCCCGGGGTTCCTCCTCTCCATGAAGAATGGCACCCTCCTGCCCAATGCCGGCGTGGATGCATCGAACGCACCCCCGGGCTGCGTCACCCCGCTGCCGGCCGACCCGGACAAGAGCGCACTCGCCATCAAGGAGGCCATAAAAAGCCAGACGGGGAAATCCATCGGTGTCATCATTGCCGACAGCCGCACCCATGCCATGCGCCTTGGCTGCAGCGGCGTTGCCATCGGGGCAGCCGGCATCACTGCCGTGATCGACGACCGGGGCCGGTGCGATCTCTTCGGCCGGAAACTGGAAGTCACGAAAAGGGCGGTTGCAGACAACATCGCCTCGGCAGCCGAACTGGTCATGGGCGAAGCCGATGAATGCACTCCTGCAGCAATTGTCCGGGGAATCGGTCTTTCAATCGGGGATCATGTGGGTATCGAGACCATCGATGCCACCGACTGCCTCTTCATGGGAGCGTTCCGGAACAGCCGGACCGAATGGTAA
- a CDS encoding transglutaminase family protein — protein sequence MAAGKEAKIPESHNRHRSRRPDRTLSVLPVLTSLIVLLLTCAGCIHTGGPGTGTPDSRNYGADSTGYFLYQNLVNTSAGSVTGPGRTDTSPEDRKAAAIRDAMDSRDPVTRDFAVSLIPRTHGGPFNLAQICDLWETVYSRWTYVDDPRTGDYYSPASHTIALGLKGDCDDFAIVVAAMIESVGGDARVIYASNGTAGHAYPEVYVGTTKEEFDAAAGYIRQRYKITDVGCHITNGPAGPRYWLNLDWWSRYPGGRFFGDDGVRIAYYPDGHWERVEAGSVPS from the coding sequence ATGGCAGCAGGGAAGGAGGCAAAAATACCGGAGAGCCACAATCGGCACCGGTCCCGGAGACCCGACAGGACGCTTTCGGTCCTTCCCGTTCTGACCAGCCTCATTGTACTCCTTCTCACCTGCGCCGGTTGTATCCATACCGGCGGGCCTGGTACCGGTACACCCGACAGCCGGAATTACGGTGCGGATTCCACAGGTTATTTCCTGTACCAGAACCTCGTCAATACGTCTGCAGGGAGTGTGACCGGCCCGGGCAGGACCGACACCTCCCCCGAAGACCGGAAAGCAGCCGCCATCCGGGATGCCATGGATTCGCGGGACCCGGTAACCCGGGACTTTGCTGTCTCGCTCATCCCGCGGACCCATGGCGGGCCGTTCAACCTTGCCCAGATCTGCGACCTCTGGGAAACCGTTTACTCCCGCTGGACCTACGTGGATGATCCAAGAACCGGCGACTATTACTCCCCCGCCAGCCACACCATTGCCCTCGGGCTCAAAGGCGACTGCGATGACTTCGCCATCGTTGTTGCCGCCATGATAGAATCGGTTGGCGGGGATGCCCGCGTCATCTATGCTTCAAACGGCACGGCCGGTCATGCCTACCCGGAAGTGTATGTCGGTACAACAAAGGAGGAGTTCGATGCAGCTGCAGGGTATATCCGGCAGCGGTATAAAATAACGGACGTGGGCTGCCACATCACCAATGGTCCGGCCGGACCGCGTTACTGGCTCAACCTTGACTGGTGGAGCCGGTACCCCGGCGGGAGATTCTTTGGCGATGACGGGGTCCGGATCGCCTATTACCCGGATGGTCACTGGGAGCGGGTGGAGGCAGGATCGGTCCCATCCTGA
- a CDS encoding GyrI-like domain-containing protein produces MENIRYTIRKVPERTVVGISKRTCNADGRSIDDIPACWKEFLSQNSTAKIKNRAIPPTLYVVYSDYASDWRGEYSFLLGCGVTRAETVPEGMEVRRIPAQTYAVFNVKGKMPDELLGIWSTIWLSELPRTYTYDFEVYDKRFTRPASKEVDVYVAIDPEQLEKLKK; encoded by the coding sequence ATGGAGAATATCCGGTATACCATACGGAAAGTGCCCGAACGGACCGTTGTCGGGATCTCGAAGAGAACCTGCAATGCCGATGGCAGGAGCATCGATGACATTCCGGCCTGCTGGAAGGAGTTCCTGTCCCAGAACTCCACGGCAAAAATAAAGAACCGGGCAATCCCCCCGACCCTGTATGTCGTATACTCGGATTATGCCAGTGACTGGCGGGGAGAATATTCGTTCCTGCTCGGCTGCGGGGTGACCCGGGCCGAAACGGTTCCCGAAGGAATGGAAGTCCGGCGAATCCCCGCGCAGACCTACGCGGTCTTCAATGTAAAAGGAAAGATGCCGGACGAGCTGCTCGGCATCTGGAGCACGATCTGGCTCTCCGAGCTGCCCCGGACCTATACGTACGATTTCGAGGTGTACGACAAGCGGTTCACCCGGCCGGCGAGCAAGGAAGTCGACGTGTACGTGGCAATTGACCCGGAACAGCTGGAAAAACTCAAGAAGTAA
- the purC gene encoding phosphoribosylaminoimidazolesuccinocarboxamide synthase, producing MKQKDLLYAGKAKSVYRTDKKGRLIVEFRDDITAFDGGKKDTLKNKGSYNAGVSAFFFDYLAKNGVKTHFIEMLDGNRMAVRELEMIPLEVIVRNIAAGSIVRNYPFKEGTKLDPPVIVIDFKDDSRHDPMLNDDLIVALKLATPQELRRIKKAALEVNLHLKKLLAREGITLVDFKIEFGKQGRTIYLGDEISMDSMRLWDKKTGESLDKDVYRFNKGDVMDTYNRVAQRITKTAKKR from the coding sequence GTGAAGCAGAAAGACCTTCTCTATGCCGGGAAAGCCAAATCGGTGTACCGGACGGATAAAAAAGGCAGACTGATCGTTGAATTCCGGGACGACATCACCGCATTTGACGGCGGCAAAAAAGATACCCTCAAGAACAAGGGCAGTTATAATGCCGGGGTTTCAGCGTTCTTCTTCGATTATCTCGCAAAGAACGGCGTCAAGACCCATTTTATCGAGATGCTGGATGGCAACCGCATGGCGGTTCGCGAACTGGAGATGATCCCGCTCGAAGTGATTGTCCGGAACATCGCGGCCGGCTCCATTGTCCGGAATTACCCGTTCAAGGAAGGGACGAAACTGGATCCTCCGGTCATTGTCATCGATTTCAAGGACGACTCCCGGCACGACCCGATGCTCAACGACGACCTGATCGTTGCCCTGAAACTCGCAACCCCGCAGGAACTCAGGAGGATCAAAAAAGCTGCGCTCGAAGTGAACCTCCACCTGAAAAAACTCCTTGCCCGGGAGGGAATAACCCTTGTTGATTTCAAGATCGAATTCGGCAAACAGGGCAGGACCATCTATCTCGGCGACGAGATCAGCATGGACTCCATGCGCCTCTGGGACAAGAAGACCGGCGAGTCGCTCGACAAGGATGTCTACCGGTTCAACAAGGGAGATGTGATGGATACCTACAACCGGGTTGCGCAGCGGATCACGAAGACCGCAAAAAAGCGGTAA
- a CDS encoding ribonuclease III domain-containing protein, translating to MSRGSGHSLADLLHEADPDVDAIIDTFISLFNAAYGTTGAERWDISKEDWQRYEFLGDRVLELIVAQTLFTQRNAVLNEGEMTRILSSVVSNRALDALSRQHGKKIFTRLIPLVIGEQNTYGERITGGAFEAFIGALYCEVGLDDVTYFVNAIMKIPLDTCNPQENVIGILQEYYQKQNQPLPRYDEVSRSGPENKLHFSVRVTLADGRTFDGSGLSLSAARKDAAKKALDDICSSP from the coding sequence ATGAGCCGGGGGTCTGGTCATTCTCTTGCGGATCTTCTCCACGAGGCCGATCCGGACGTCGATGCCATCATTGATACCTTCATCTCCCTTTTCAATGCCGCGTACGGGACTACTGGTGCGGAGCGCTGGGATATCTCAAAAGAAGACTGGCAGCGGTACGAATTCCTCGGCGACCGGGTACTCGAACTCATCGTGGCCCAGACCCTCTTCACCCAGCGCAACGCGGTGCTCAACGAAGGGGAGATGACCAGGATCCTGAGCAGCGTTGTCTCCAACCGGGCCCTGGATGCCCTGTCCCGGCAGCATGGGAAGAAGATCTTCACCCGGCTGATCCCCCTTGTCATCGGGGAGCAGAACACGTACGGGGAGCGCATCACCGGCGGGGCGTTCGAGGCGTTCATCGGGGCTCTCTATTGCGAAGTCGGGCTCGATGACGTGACCTACTTTGTCAATGCCATCATGAAGATCCCCCTTGATACCTGCAATCCTCAGGAGAATGTGATCGGTATCCTGCAGGAATATTACCAGAAGCAGAACCAGCCTCTCCCCCGGTACGACGAAGTATCCCGGAGCGGCCCCGAGAACAAACTGCATTTCTCCGTCAGGGTCACGCTCGCGGATGGGAGAACCTTCGATGGATCGGGGCTCTCCCTCTCGGCAGCCCGGAAGGATGCTGCAAAAAAAGCCCTGGACGATATCTGCAGCAGCCCGTGA
- a CDS encoding HAMP domain-containing sensor histidine kinase, with protein sequence MLFKEKEPAAEPERNSAGAEEPLYAGMTPDELRRALAFAEKKLQLVGSVTRHDVLNQLTAIVGYNELLGMMIEDPKLLTYLEREKNAVDKIRRQFAFAKDYQNIGALPPAWLPLRQLIHQAGEEVDLRPVQIADETGQAAIFADPQLGKAMIQILDNTKRHGVKATRIRIFLQDGPAGDTQLVFEDDGEGIPAGDKTKIFERGFGKGTGWGLFLVREILLFCGMTIRETGEPGKGARLEISIPEEKIKKNG encoded by the coding sequence ATGTTGTTCAAGGAAAAGGAACCGGCTGCGGAACCGGAAAGAAACTCTGCGGGAGCAGAGGAACCGCTGTATGCCGGCATGACACCCGACGAACTGAGGCGTGCGCTGGCATTTGCAGAAAAGAAGCTCCAGCTGGTTGGCAGCGTCACCCGTCACGATGTTCTCAACCAGCTCACAGCAATTGTCGGGTATAACGAACTGCTCGGGATGATGATCGAAGATCCCAAACTCCTGACCTATCTGGAGCGGGAAAAAAATGCGGTTGACAAGATCCGCCGGCAGTTTGCCTTTGCCAAGGATTACCAGAATATCGGGGCTCTTCCCCCGGCCTGGCTCCCGCTGCGGCAGCTCATCCACCAGGCCGGCGAAGAAGTTGATCTACGCCCCGTTCAGATTGCTGACGAGACCGGGCAGGCAGCGATCTTTGCCGACCCCCAGCTCGGAAAGGCGATGATCCAGATCCTTGACAATACCAAGCGCCACGGGGTCAAAGCCACCCGGATCCGCATCTTCCTGCAGGACGGTCCTGCGGGCGATACGCAGCTGGTTTTCGAAGATGATGGCGAAGGGATCCCTGCAGGCGACAAGACCAAGATCTTTGAACGCGGTTTTGGCAAAGGGACCGGGTGGGGCCTCTTCTTGGTGCGGGAGATCCTCTTGTTCTGCGGGATGACTATCCGGGAGACCGGCGAACCGGGCAAAGGGGCACGCCTCGAGATCAGTATCCCGGAAGAAAAAATAAAGAAGAACGGGTAA